In Octopus bimaculoides isolate UCB-OBI-ISO-001 chromosome 21, ASM119413v2, whole genome shotgun sequence, a single window of DNA contains:
- the LOC106879706 gene encoding zinc finger protein 239, producing the protein MEIEFFENNIKCEMSKQINFTDDVKKEEEKTLYQCDICEKAFSQKRNLTNHKRIHTGEKLYQCDICGKTFSQIGYLTKHRHMHTGERKYHCNICGKSFSGSCDLTSHIRIHTGEKPYHCDICGKSFSESTHLTKHKRIHTGEKPYHCDVCGKSFSVSSNLTRHKHIHTGEKPYCCDICDKSFSQISHLSRHKFIHTGEKPYQCDICGKSFSESSAITTHKRIHTGEKPYHCEICGKSFSLRSHLTVHIRTHTGEKPYDCDVCEKSFSQKDHLTKHKCIHTGEEPYHCPICGKSFSGRSQLTTHVCGQ; encoded by the coding sequence ATGGAAATTGAATTCTTTGAGAACAATATTAAATGTGAAATGTCTAAACAGATTAATTTCACTGATgacgtaaagaaagaggaagaaaaaacattatatcagtgtgatatctgtgaaaAGGCATTCTCCCAAAAACGTAACCTGACTaatcacaaacgtatacatacaggtgagaaactgtatcagtgtgatatttgtggtaaaacattctctcagaTAGGTTACTTAActaaacacagacatatgcatacagggGAGAGAaaatatcactgtaatatctgtggtaaatcattttctggcaGTTGTGATTTAACTTctcatatacgtattcatacaggagaaaaaccataccattgtgatatctgtggtaaatcattctctgaaagtactcatttaactaaacacaaacgtattcatacgggagagaaaccatatcactgtgacgtctgtggaaaatcattctctgtaagtagTAACTTAACTCGACATAAACATatccacacaggagagaaaccatattgctgtgatatctgtgataaatcattctctcaaataaGTCATTTAAGTAGACACAAAtttattcacacaggagagaaaccatatcagtgtgacatctgtggtaaatcattctctgaaagtagtgCCATAACTacgcacaaacgtattcatacaggagagaaaccatatcactgtgaaatctgtggtaaatcattctccctaCGAAGTCACTTAACTGttcacatacgcactcatacaggagagaaaccatacgaCTGTGATGTCTGTGAAAAGTCTTTCTCTCAAAAAGAtcatttgactaaacacaaatgtattcatacaggagaggaaCCGTATCATTGTcctatctgtggtaaatcattctctggaagaaGTCAATTAACCACACATGTATGTGGACAGTGA